The DNA region CACACCTTCTCTTTTCCTTCTCAACGTCGTCCATCTCGGTTCTAATCCTGGTGCTGTTTGGGCGCCctttcttcctccttctcatagAGTCGTTGTGGCAAAGAGTAAATCCTTCATATTGTGGCCAATTCTCCTCACGGGGAAGTCCTAGGAAACTCTCCTGATAGACCTTGAAGACGTTAAGAATTTTGAAGACGTCTGGAATGTGAATGGAATAGTCCTAGCGTATGCTCGAACATGCTGCGATTACATGGGAGCAAGGTAAGTGAAATGCCTGAAATTTCCCACAGTCACAGTGTTGTTTCCTCAGATCAACGCTGAACGTTCTGGTTGGTCGACCGTCGTTATGATTAATCTTCTCTTGGACCATGAAATAAAATCTCTCTCGGTCGAACTGCATGACGTTATGCGTGTTAGCTTTGATGACTTCCTCAGACATCCCCTTGTTGCAGTTATCAGTGAAAACCTGCCCAGAGGCTAACATTTTTGTCCACTGATGGCCTCTTCTACCAAATAGTGATCCTAAACGATAGTACGTAGATTTGACCAATGCAGTGATTGGAAGGTTCCGGGTTTCTTTCAACACCGCGTTCATTGCTTCTGCTAGGTTAGTTGTCATGTGACCCCAGCGTTGccctccgtcaaatgcccttgccCACTTCTCGCGAGGGATGTTGTCTATCCATGATAAAGCGTCGTTGTTTGTTCTTCGGATTTCCCCCCGATAGTAGTTAAACGTTGCCTCTGTTAACGCATAACCCATGTTAACAACTATTTTCCGCAGATCCTTGTCTTTAATCTCCCGCATGAAGTTTTGcgcgatatgtctaatgcaatagacgtGTGATGAAGGAGGAAACTGCCATCCATTTTCCGGGTTGTTGTATGCACTCTTTATTGATTCATGCATGTCTGATATTAGGCATAGATTTGCTTGGGGGGTAACATGCATTCTCAAAttcttaagaaagaaactccaGGCTTCCTTTGTCTCACTTTCAACCAATGCGAACGCTATCAGAAATATGTTCCCGTTCCCATCCTGTGCCACAGCCATCAGCAGATTCCCTCTGTACTTTCCGTACAACCAAGTTCCATCAACCTGCACAATTGGTTTACAATACGCGAAGCCACGTATACATGGTCTAAACGCCCAAAACAGACGATGAAATATCCTTTGGTCACCCAAGTATGAACCATCATTTGAAATCACAGGTAGGGTTTGTAATTCTATAATGGTACCTGGTAGATATGTTTTCATTACCAGTATCCACTGCGGAAGATCGTTGTAAGATGTCTCCCAATTTCCATAGAGCGACTCAACCGCCTTACACTTTGCAATCCATGCCTTTTTGTATGATATGATATACCGGTATTTCTCAACAACATGAGCAATGATAACCTTCACCTTAAGAGAAGCGTCCCGATTTACAAGCTCCATTATGCTCTTGCTAATCATTTCTGAACTGAGTTTTGTATGGTCTTGTGACATGGAAGTGGTTGTGCACGTATGAGGCCCACTAGACTTATCAACTATCCACCTTGAGTTGCCCTTGCGCAAAGAGACCATGCATTTGAAATTGCATGTTGAATTTCTACATTTGATGACAAAGCGTACACTATCAGATTTAACCACAGAAAAATCTAGACTACGTTTTATATGCCATTGTTGCAACGCCAGAAGACACTCTTCCTTATCTTCATACTCTATGCCCTCCTCTATTTCGTCAAAGTTGTGAGTTGGTATGAAACTGCCGAAAACGGAGATTGGTTCGGCATCATCCAAACTTATGTTTTGCATGTGCGCAAGTGGGTTGCACAAACTAATTGGTTGCGCTCTTAGTGCAACGGCCGGTGTGTCGAATATTTCCTCATTGCCATCGTCATCGCTAACACCGAATAGATCTTCAAATCGAACCTCCTCAAGATCATCCTCACTATTCTCGCCCACCTCTTCATTTGGTATGAAAGGTTCATTATTTTGAGTCGGCTCTTCGTCAATGGCTTGACTCATTCCATAGTCATGTGACTGTACAGATTGCGTTGGATAACAGTGATTTTCGTTGTGAGACGGTTGTTCCTCAACATTGTCACTCGGTTGTTCTTCAAGATTATCGACTAGACGAACATATATCTCAATGCTGGGTAATTGAGATAATGTTACATGACATTGAAACATCGACCTGACATCTTCGTCGGTCTTAATCAGTGTCATTATGTGAAAGACGGTATTATCATCTCCATTAAATAATGGTTGACGATAAATGATGTCTTCAACATAACGTTGTAACTTCTTTTCAATACGGTCTTTTAAATGATGAAAGTCGGAGTTGATGTGGATTTTGAAAATAGTTAAATTCGTATTGCAAAATGAGAATCCCTCACTTGAATTTGTGAAAAGTGACCCTTCGGAATGGATAGAAACAATTAAATTTCTTTGAGCCATGGATGTGTAATATTTGATTTAGTGTGAATATAAATGAGGATTTGATTTGGTGTGAATATAAATGAGGATTTGATTTGGTGTGAATATAAGTGAGGATTTGATTTGGTGAATGTAAATGAGGAAGTAGTAGTATTTATAGGAAATATGAATTTGATTTGGTGTGAATATAATACAATATCCAAATCACATGCTAATTTTAAGTTAAATAGAGGAGAGAGACAGAGGGAAACGCGTGAGGAAATTGGCATGTGATAGCTCGTCACTTGGATTGACGAGACAAAACCCTAGACATAAAGCACTCGTCACTTCATTTGACGAGGCAACAAAGAGGACGAATCACCTCGCCATTCCATTTGACGAGGCCTCAAAGAAGTAGGTACAGGTCGTCAATCAAAGTGACGAGCCATAGGTGCAGGCTATTGGCATTGTGTTTTCCCTTCAGCGTGGGAATCTCATGTTACAGGGAATCCttacaaaaaaaaattgcatGCATGACATGCAATGCAATGTCTAATCCTCTACTATTCCAACTTTTaccaaatttttttattataattttacCACTATAAATAATCAATACTTCTACACTTCTTACTCATGATCTACTTACAATTTCTATTTCACACATTCTTACCCTCTTCAAATATTTACTCTCTTCAATTTCTACACTTCCTTTCAAGATGTCTTTCCTATGGATGGGCGAATCACACCGTGGGACGGCGGCAAACATTGCCGAATACGTAAGTCTCATTCAAATTTACCGTTTTTTATTATCGTTTTTTATTTCCGTTCTTTATTAGACCAAATATTTATTActgttatttattttaatttcagCAAGATGGAAAATTTCGGGTTCATTCGCATTCATATATTCAACCAAGTGCGGTTATAATACCGTACTTGGAGCTAACAGGTTTTGCGAATGTGGCAAAAATTGCAAGTCTAAAAGTAGACTCTAAACTCATTGTGGCATTGTTAGAGAGATGGAGACCGGAGACACATACATTTCATTTACCAACAGGTGAATGTACCATCACATTAGAGGATGTGAGTATGTGATTCGGTCTCCGAATCCATGGAAAAGCTGTCAATGGGCCAACAAACGTAACCAATGACGTTTACATGGAAAATTTGGGCATCGAACCAACCGCCTCGGATAAAAATGGGGCTTCTGTCAAAATTGTTTGGCTAGAAGCACTATTAACGCAACTCAAAAATAACCCTAACCCGTCTGAGGCAGAAAATATTTTACATGCAAAAATTTATATTTTACTTTTAATTGCTACTTTTTTAATGCCAGATAAAAGTCACAATTTGTTGCATTCTTCTTGGTTACCTTTAGTAGGAGACCTTGAAAAATGTAATTCATACAGTTGGGGTTCTGCTTGTTTGGCTACACTATATAGACATATGTGCAAGGCGGCCCATAGAGGAGTAAAGAGAATAGGAGGATGTGTGGTATTACTAATTGTATGGGCATTCACACGCATACCCTTGATAGCCCCGGTTAGTAACGAGGTTCCATCATTTCCTTATGCATTAAGGTAACGAttttcatttaaatgcaatttATATTTATCAAAATTATTTATACGTCACTTaaacatattttttttaatatgcaAGATGGTGCAAACGAGGTATGAATTATCGAACTAATCCTCGACATCATTTACAAGGGTACCGTGTTGCAATAGAACACATGGAAGAAAAAGATGTAAGAATGATTAATTATAATATTtaacttatttaaatttattttatacattctaatattaattataatattaaacttatttaaatttattgtatacattctaatattaattataatattaaaGTTATTTATTTTATACATTCTAATAGTTATATTTCTTTTAACAGTTTATTTGGAGGTCGTACATACAATATCCAGTGCCTGATTATAATGACAGCCGAGTCTGGAGTGCAACAACATATATCATATGTTTCTATACCGTTGAGATGCATCAAACGGATCGAGTCAAACTCCAATTTGGATTTGAACAACAAATACCGTCTCCGCCAAGATGTCTAAGTGAACACCATAACATGACTATGGTCAAAGCTTGGGACACGCATTGGCAAGATTTAAATAAAGAAGAGCTGAAAGAATGGAAAAGAAGAAGACGTTTGGTGTTACAAGGAAACTCGTTAATTGGTGAGTCTAAGCCGGGTAGAGAATACATGAATTGGTTTTTATCAATTCCTTTTATGCACGTTGCTCCGACACAATTTTTGGATGATCCCCGTCAACGTGTAGCTTCTTCAACCCAACGCACAACCCAACACACAACATCACCCCCACAACAACATAACCAACCATCATCCTCAACTCAACAAACATACCAACACATCCAGACCACCCAACAACACATCATTTATTCCACCTCAACCTAACACCATAATCCCCAAACTCCATTCCCTCCAATAAACTACTTTTAcaaccaacaatatcaacaacaaaccaaCCTACGCCCACCCATACAATACACTCCAATTCCTCAACCCAACTTTGAATACTCAAACCCTCATTCTCAACCCCAACCTTCTAACACCACATACGCACATGCCACTCCCACATACAACCCTGATGATATGTATTATCCTCCTATCCAACACACCCACCCGAAACCTACACACAAACCACACATTCACTACCCAACTTTGACCTCACCGATGACCATTTAATGAGTATGCCTTCTTTTGGCGTTCAAGAACTCGACGTTATGGATATGCCTCCTAACACATCACAACAACATCAaagtcaacaacaacaacaacaaaacgCCCTTGATGAATTGTCTTCCGACTCATCTCCGTCTCCCGTAAGACAAAGACAAGAAGACTTGGGCAAGGGAAAACGCAAAAAAGTTGGCACAAGATGTGGAACAGGCGGTCACTATAGATAAAATGTATTGCTTCCATTATATCAATAAAATGTATTTCTTCCATTGTAATTCTTAAAAAAAcaaattatttctattattaatattctaaaaattaatcatttttattattaatatttcaaaaataataatatcacaatttttttattatcatgaaaaactataattatttactatttattttaaatatttttttacaaaaaaatcattattatttttaattaaatcaattatattaattaaatatagaattaataattaaaaatcaattatattaattattattggtatttaataaagtatttaaaatattaaaaaaaataaaaatccTTCTTCATGTCctcgtcacttcaagtgacgagCCCACACTGCGTAAAATCCTTCTTCATCCCCTCGTCACTTGAAGTGACAAGCCCTAACCGAAAAAGGGGGTAGATTGGGAAATAATTTTCAGACTGGGGCATATTGGGTAAAAAAATTCAATAGTAGGGCAAGGCAGGAAAAAACTCCTCTTTTTCTCATAATCCTCTTCCCCCTCTCTTTCTCAGATCTATATTCCTCTCTCTTTCTCTCATGGCTCGTTTATGTTTTCTTCCCTTTCTTTCCACTCTTGATTTTTTCTCCTTCTTAATATCATAGATTGATTCCGATAAATATACCGTGGAAGTTGACTACAAAGGTTTTGTTCATGATGTATTGGAAACAGATTCCATTCGGGTTGAGATTTTGCGCCACTCAAATTTTGTGGTGGTTGATTGTCTGGACAAGATTCTTCTAATCAAATTTAGTTTGATTCAAAGCTTAAACACGACGATGATAACGACGAGAGGAAGCAAGGAACAACTAGGCTGAAGAATAAAATAGGAATCTTAAATATTTTACTTCAATTAGGTTTTGATTTTGGAAAAATGAGAATAAAACATTTGTTAAATCATGAGATTTCATAAAAAAGAGTTAGAACAACTAATTCTTTAATAAAAATTGTTTTATGCTGCATTTGTCAGATACCCTTATGATGAAGCTGCTACTGTGGTAATTTCTGTCATCAAAGATTTTAAAAAATGACTTCAAACAAGTAATATTACACACATATCACTCCACATTCTCTACTTGATAAATCACGGGTTTGTTTAAAGTCCAATTTGTTGATTTTAATTAAAGTTAAGATGGATCTTTTTAATCAACTGAATTACTCACTTTAAAGTAGTGGTGTGCAAAAATATGGTTAACCAAACTATATGACTAAACTATGATATATATTCTATTTCATGACAGTCTATCTGCAATTGCAAAAAGTGTTCCATATTTTAGTTGTTGATAATAGGGCTGGACAACGGGCCGAGTTGGGCGGTTTCGGGCCCAAAAGCCTCACCCATCCCAACCCACGGTTAAGCCATATAAGCCCATTTTCGCCCATTTTTGTAATCGGTTTGGACGAGTTGGGTTAGGACGGGTTGCGGGTTATGCAATCGGTTTAATCGGTTTTATTGGGTTGATATTATTTTGAGCCCAATAATACATTTTGATAATATTTTGAGCTACAAATTACTATAATTTAGATTCAAAATAAATTCAAAGTATCAAAAACTTCAATCCAAAATAACAACTGTTATGCTACTTCCACACAGACCTTAAAAAGAAATTAATAATTTACAACCACTGTATCATATACAAAAACTCAAAATACATGAGAAACAAGAGAACTTTTGAAAGTATATCAAACAGTTGACTGTCCATATTACATCTGCACATGGTTGGTTCATTCAGATGTCTCATTGTTCTTACTCTAGTCTCTCAATTAGTCATTTTTTCTACATAAAAGTTGATTGTATTTGCAATTTAGAGAAGAAAGCAGTATCATACCGAGAGAATCTCTCAGTAGCTGGGTCAGCTTGCTATTTCTGCAAACAAAGAAACATAAAATTATGTGATACCTTGACGAGGCTAGTTTTGAAACATTGTCAGAGTAAAGCTTTTTACACTGTTAATCAATAACAGTGGCAAAATACTTACTTGTAAGGCACATGACACCTCTTTCTCTTCAAAGCTACAAGGACATCAGCTAGAGCTGAAAGAGAAAGATTAATAGCACAACCTTCGTCAAGTGTTAGTCCTCTGGCCCCGGTTTTTAGCAATCGTTCGCTGCCTCCAAGATCAACCATCCACAACTTACTTGTTTCGCTTTTGGCTTCGGAAGAATCCCCACGTCTAAATATGTTTATCCTTGTCAAGCTAGATATATAAAGCTAAACAAATAAAGTAACTATCAAGCAGAGAAAACCATGAAAATGTTTTGGAGTATCTAATTAGAACTGTGACTCACCAGTGCGACCTGCTTGATGCCTGGTTTACATTTGTCCACGAGGTTGATCTGAATCGTTTTCCTTTGTTGTACCACCATCTTGCTTTAGCACTCTCGGAAATTTGCACTTCTGAGAGACCCTCAATTTCCACCAATCCCTTTGGATCTGTTTGGATGTTGAGATTGCTGTAAAAGTAGTTGGTGAGCCACAGTGTTCTCAAGTAGAATTGATTCTAACTTGAAGCTAGAATCTGAAATTTTTGCCTCTACAATTGATTTTTAGCCTCAAATTTATTGATTAGCCCAGTTTTACATAAATAAGTCAACTTATATTCAATTATCTTTTAGGCAGAATCAAGTTTTAGTGAAAAAAAGTAAAAAGGTTACCACTTAGTGAGAGGTTCATGTGTTCTACAAGACTGTCTTGGAGACAGCAGATCCCTGACATGGCCCATGTAAACTTCCAACATACTCATTGAAAAAGTAAAAGAGGACGAAGCATCCATTGACGCTTGACGAAAGAGTTCTTCAATAGCTCGAGGAATAATCCCTAACTGCTCATTTGTACCATCCTAAAATTAATCATATACAATCAGAAACCACAACATACATTGGATAACATTAATTAGCAGATGAACACAATTTTGACATCACTGACCATGGTGAATGTCTTGCCTGTGCCGATTTGACCATAAGCGAAAACGCACACATTGTGCCCGTCCATTGCAGATCTTAGAGTTGGCTCCACTTCAACAAAAACACTTTCTGCAGATGTTCATACAATGGTAAACACAGTAAAATTTGGTACAAATATCAAATAATTAAAATTAGGTAACACAACAAAATGGAATTTGATAGAGTACTAACCTTGAGTTGTATCTTGATGAAAAACCTTATCAAACGCAAACTCTTTCCTTGTCCCACCAAACTTAACTCGAACTCTCTCTGATTCAGCTGATACAGGTTCATAATTTCTTCTCTTCTCTTTCGAAAGATTCGGTCGAATCCTACAAAACACTCTAATGCTCCCTGAATAACAAAATGAAAATTTTCAACCCTCtaataaaaataacatattaaCATATAATAGAAACCCCAATTAAGACTCTACCTTTGATATCCAATATCTTACTCAATGCTTGTCTCCTCTTTCCATCCACTACTCTCTGCTTCAGCCTCAGTTCCTCAACCTCTCCTgcataaaacaaaacaaaatcagCAACATTTATTTCACTTTCACATATTTAATTCAACAAAAaccaaaaaaggaaataaaaagaTTTCTAATTTATCTATACTTTGTAAATTGGATATCAAGTGTTGAATCTCGTTGTTTTGTTGCTCAGGAACAACAGCCACATCGGTGTAAACTTTTGAAACCGGTAATAACCCTTCAACTGAATCAGAGTTTGAAACCTGAGTTTCAGTTTCTGAAGGCAGCAGCTGAGTCTGGTCTTCTCCGTTAGAAAGCAACATATTTCCACTCACAAGTAAGAGAAGTTTCTAGAGGCTTTTGCAAAACGACAAGAAGCTAGAACATGAATAATGAAGCATGCGTTATGGTGAAGCTAATCATGTagagaagaagaaaagaaaaacaataaCCGTGATTTCTGTAACGTAAACGAAAAAccagaaaaaaagaaaagaaaaaagtgagGTTGAAACAAAGGAAGCACTGATTTTGAATCAGGGTGTGAAGATCAACCCTAAGTTCCAAAAATCACGGTTCATGCAGGGGTAGCAAAAGTCACATTCCAGTTTCCAAAGATCAACCCAAAGTAATCAAATATTATGCACAAATCAAGTTTTTAAGTTATAGAGTTAGAGAGAACAAAGAGATTCatcgaaacaacaacaatataaGCAAAAAAAACACAAACTCTAATCACCTGTAGAGTGAGAGAACTGGTCCAAAGCCTTTAATCACCTgtaacaacaacaatcatcataaACCCTAAATTAAAAACCTTAGATTCAGAAACCCTAATTAAAAAATCCTAACTAAGAGTCATTTAACAGAGAGTGTGTGAAACTAAGACTTACTAACTGGAATGAAAGAGTGAAAGACCTAGAACGAGTGGAGTGAGGGAAATGGAAAGGAAAAACGAGAGTGAGAGAAGTGAGAATAAGAGATGGAAAGGAAAAACGAGAGAGAGAGAAGTGAGAATATGGAAAGGAAAGAGCGGTGTTTCGTAGATGGGCGGGTCTGGGTACCCGTGGGTCCATTTTTGGTACCCGACCCATTCT from Lathyrus oleraceus cultivar Zhongwan6 chromosome 1, CAAS_Psat_ZW6_1.0, whole genome shotgun sequence includes:
- the LOC127107587 gene encoding uncharacterized protein LOC127107587, with translation MTLIKTDEDVRSMFQCHVTLSQLPSIEIYVRLVDNLEEQPSDNVEEQPSHNENHCYPTQSVQSHDYGMSQAIDEEPTQNNEPFIPNEEVGENSEDDLEEVRFEDLFGVSDDDGNEEIFDTPAVALRAQPISLCNPLAHMQNISLDDAEPISVFGSFIPTHNFDEIEEGIEYEDKEECLLALQQWHIKRSLDFSVVKSDSVRFVIKCRNSTCNFKCMVSLRKGNSRWIVDKSSGPHTCTTTSMSQDHTKLSSEMISKSIMELVNRDASLKVKVIIAHVVEKYRYIISYKKAWIAKCKAVESLYGNWETSYNDLPQWILVMKTYLPGTIIELQTLPVISNDGSYLGDQRIFHRLFWAFRPCIRGFAYCKPIVQVDGTWLYGKYRGNLLMAVAQDGNGNIFLIAFALVESETKEAWSFFLKNLRMHVTPQANLCLISDMHESIKSAYNNPENGWQFPPSSHVYCIRHIAQNFMREIKDKDLRKIVVNMGYALTEATFNYYRGEIRRTNNDALSWIDNIPREKWARAFDGGQRWGHMTTNLAEAMNAVLKETRNLPITALVKSTYYRLGSLFGRRGHQWTKMLASGQVFTDNCNKGMSEEVIKANTHNVMQFDRERFYFMVQEKINHNDGRPTRTFSVDLRKQHCDCGKFQAFHLPCSHVIAACSSIR
- the LOC127107597 gene encoding kinesin-like protein KIN-14U, with amino-acid sequence MLLSNGEDQTQLLPSETETQVSNSDSVEGLLPVSKVYTDVAVVPEQQNNEIQHLISNLQREVEELRLKQRVVDGKRRQALSKILDIKGSIRVFCRIRPNLSKEKRRNYEPVSAESERVRVKFGGTRKEFAFDKVFHQDTTQESVFVEVEPTLRSAMDGHNVCVFAYGQIGTGKTFTMDGTNEQLGIIPRAIEELFRQASMDASSSFTFSMSMLEVYMGHVRDLLSPRQSCRTHEPLTKCNLNIQTDPKGLVEIEGLSEVQISESAKARWWYNKGKRFRSTSWTNVNQASSRSHCLTRINIFRRGDSSEAKSETSKLWMVDLGGSERLLKTGARGLTLDEGCAINLSLSALADVLVALKRKRCHVPYKNSKLTQLLRDSLGMILLSSLNCKYNQLLCRKND